CATCAACCCCACCGAACCACCGAGAACACCCGTCTATCGAAGTGAAACCCCTTTCAATCAGGGGACCCTCGCTTCGACCATGATTTACGACGACATCGAGGACCCCGAATCGACCTCTGCCGACGAGGTACGCGCGAACTACGTCACGGACCTCGCCGCCATCGTCGCGGCCCGCGGCGTCGATTCGGTCGCCGAGGAGACCGGCGTGGACCGCGAGACGATTGCTATGCTGGCCGACGAAGACGCCGGGGTCGCCGACGAGCTGACGCTGGAGGACGCCGCCGCCGTCGCCGCGCTCGACGAGGATGCGCCGCCCGCCGACGCCATCGTCGCCGAGATTCGAGACACGCTCCTGATGGGGATGACCACGGCGGTCCTCGATGTGGACACCATCGCCGCAGAAATCGACGAATTGGACGGCAAGCAGGTTCACCAGAAGGTCGAGGGGCGCGCGCCGATGACCCTTGACGAGTACGCGACGCTTCACCACTTCATCGCCAGTCGCCAGCGGTAGCGTTCTGGGTGGTTTGGGTCGTCTTGCTGTTTGCTGATTCACGATTCGTTTCTGGTCGGCCTCATGGGCGGTCGAACGAGACAGTGGGCTAGCTTCAGGCGTGAGCCAAGGAGTCACCGCAACCGCACAGCACCGCGACGGCCAGGTCCTCCCCAACCGATTGCGGTCCTCGGTCGCTTCGCTCCCTGCGGTCCTCATCCACCGTCGGACAAACCCCGTCCGACGAGCCGTCGTTCACCTCCGTTCACGACGACCTCGCGCAAATGGGCGCGACGCCGTGGGCGTCGCGCCCCCACGCGCCAAGTCGGAAACTCAATCCTACGAAAAACAGAAACGAAATCTCACAGAATGCTCCTACGCCGCGGGAGTTATCCCGGCCACGGCCCAACGCCCGAGCATGCACGTTGCGATACTCGGGTGTGGCTACGTCGGTCTCGAACTCGGCCGCCAACTGACCGAGGCGGGCCACCGCGCGGTGGGTGTCCGGCGCTCCGACGACGGTCTCGCCGCCATTGAGGACGCGGGGTTCGAGGCGGTCCGGGCCGATGTGACTGACGCGGACTCGCTGACCGCGGTGCCCGACGTGGACGCCGTGGTCTTCGCGGCGAGTTCGGGCGGACGCGACGCGGCGGCCGCACGCAAGATATACGTCGAGGGGTTACGCACCGCTATCGAAGAGTTCGGCGGGCGAGAGAACCCGCCCGAGCGATTGGTCTACACGTCCAGCACGGGCGTCTACGGCGACCATAGCGGTGACTGGGTGGACGAGGAGACGCCCCTCGACCCCCGGACCGACAAGACCGAGGTGCTGGCGGAGGCCGAGCGCGTGGCGCTCGAAGAAGCCCCCAAGCACGGCATTGACGGCACCGTCGCGCGCCTCGCGGGAATCTACGGTCCCGGCCGGACACGACTGGAGCGCTATCTTGAGGGACCGGTCACGGAGGGCTACCTGAACATGATTCACCGCGACGACGCCGCTGGCGCGGTCCGGTTCCTGCTGGACGAGGACCTCGCGCGCGGTGAGGTCGTGCTGGTCGCGGACGACGAACCGGTCTCGAAGTGGGAGTTCGCCGATTGGCTGGCCGAGGAGTGCGGGGAGCCGACCCCGCCCAAGCAGACTGCCGAGGAGCGACTGGCCAACGACGACCTCTCCGAGCGCGTCCGACGCCGGATTCTGACCAGCAAACGATGCGACAACGAGACGTTGCGGACGCTCGGCTATGAGTTCAGCTATCCGACCTATCGGGAGGGCTATCGGGACGCAATCGAGACCTACCGGAACTAACTCGGCCGAATCGCTCAACGTTCTACATTTC
This genomic stretch from Halorussus pelagicus harbors:
- a CDS encoding DUF5791 family protein codes for the protein MIYDDIEDPESTSADEVRANYVTDLAAIVAARGVDSVAEETGVDRETIAMLADEDAGVADELTLEDAAAVAALDEDAPPADAIVAEIRDTLLMGMTTAVLDVDTIAAEIDELDGKQVHQKVEGRAPMTLDEYATLHHFIASRQR
- a CDS encoding SDR family oxidoreductase — translated: MHVAILGCGYVGLELGRQLTEAGHRAVGVRRSDDGLAAIEDAGFEAVRADVTDADSLTAVPDVDAVVFAASSGGRDAAAARKIYVEGLRTAIEEFGGRENPPERLVYTSSTGVYGDHSGDWVDEETPLDPRTDKTEVLAEAERVALEEAPKHGIDGTVARLAGIYGPGRTRLERYLEGPVTEGYLNMIHRDDAAGAVRFLLDEDLARGEVVLVADDEPVSKWEFADWLAEECGEPTPPKQTAEERLANDDLSERVRRRILTSKRCDNETLRTLGYEFSYPTYREGYRDAIETYRN